Within Ralstonia pickettii DTP0602, the genomic segment GCTATCGCACGCAGGACGATGGTGGCACGCAGGGGCGCACTGGCGGGAGCTGGCGCAGGCTGATTGCCCGCCCGCGCTCAACCGGCCGCGGCGCGCGGCGCCTTGCGCTTGCCTGCCCGGCTCAGCCCGGACTTCGCCTCGACCTTGGTGGCCAGCAGCATGTCGTAGAGCTGCTGCGCCGCCGGCGACAGCGACCGGCCGCGGCGCCGGATCAGCCCTACCGTGCGCGTCACCGTAGGATCGACCAGTGGCACGCTCTTCAGCGTGGGATGGTCGCCCGGCGGCATTGCAAGCCGCGGCACCGCGGCGATTCCCAGCCCGGCCTCGACCAGGCTCACCAGCGTGGACACATGCCGCACTTCGCAGTACCAGTGCGGGCGCACCGGCACTTCGGACAGCGCCAGGTCCAGCAGCAGCCGGTTGCCGCTGGCCTTGCCCACCGTCATATAGTCGTACTGGCCCAGTTCCGCCCAGGTGGCTTGCTTCTTCTTCGCCAGCGGATGGCCGGGCGGGCAGGCCACCACGAAGGCCTCGCGCAGCACCGGCTCGAATTCCACGTCAGGCTCCTGCGTGCCGATGTAGTTGAGGCCGAAGTCCGCCTCGTTGCGCACCACCATGTTGAGCACCTCGTTGGCGCCTTCGTCGACCAGCCGCACCACGATGCGCGGATAGCGCGCGTGGTATTCGCGCAGCACGCCAGGCAGGAAATAGCGCACCGCCGACGGCACGCAGGCGACCGTGACTTCGCCCGCGATCCGGGACGCGACGTCGCGGATGCCCAGCAGCGACTCATCCAGCCCGTTGAGCAGGTCGCGCGCCCGGCGCGAGAACTCGCGCCCCACCGCGGT encodes:
- a CDS encoding LysR family transcriptional regulator, which codes for MNLNLSDLRAFVAVAEHSSFRAAAAELHLSQPALSRRIEKLEDALGVRLFDRTTRSVEMTAVGREFSRRARDLLNGLDESLLGIRDVASRIAGEVTVACVPSAVRYFLPGVLREYHARYPRIVVRLVDEGANEVLNMVVRNEADFGLNYIGTQEPDVEFEPVLREAFVVACPPGHPLAKKKQATWAELGQYDYMTVGKASGNRLLLDLALSEVPVRPHWYCEVRHVSTLVSLVEAGLGIAAVPRLAMPPGDHPTLKSVPLVDPTVTRTVGLIRRRGRSLSPAAQQLYDMLLATKVEAKSGLSRAGKRKAPRAAAG